A window from Staphylococcus succinus encodes these proteins:
- a CDS encoding ComE operon protein 2, whose translation MDRIKWEEYFMAQSHLLALRSTCERLSVGATIVKDNRIIAGGYNGSVSGEVHCIDDGCLLEDGHCIRTIHAEMNALLQCAKQGVSTEGATIYVTHFPCLNCTKSIIQAGIQTIYYAEDYHNHQYALKLLTQSGIDYKKIEFNQEHVAQYLVNK comes from the coding sequence ATGGATCGCATTAAATGGGAAGAATACTTTATGGCTCAAAGCCATTTACTAGCTTTACGCTCTACTTGTGAAAGATTGTCTGTAGGTGCAACGATTGTCAAGGACAATAGAATTATAGCTGGCGGATATAATGGTTCTGTCTCTGGGGAAGTACATTGTATCGATGATGGATGTTTATTAGAAGATGGTCACTGTATACGTACCATTCATGCTGAAATGAATGCGTTGCTACAATGTGCTAAACAGGGAGTTTCAACAGAAGGAGCAACTATTTACGTTACACACTTCCCTTGTTTGAACTGCACGAAATCCATTATACAGGCAGGTATTCAAACGATATACTATGCTGAAGATTATCACAATCATCAATATGCATTGAAATTATTAACACAATCAGGTATAGATTATAAAAAAATCGAATTTAATCAAGAACATGTAGCACAATATCTCGTTAACAAGTAG
- a CDS encoding YqeG family HAD IIIA-type phosphatase has product MGMIKNYFMPNEYVQSIFQIDFQKLSASGVKGIVTDLDNTLVGWDEAAPTEAVKNWFDKARALGITVTIVSNNNEKRVGSFSKSLNVDYIFKAKKPRGRAFDRAAKSMQLDPSEIVVIGDQMLTDVFGGNRRGLFTIMVVPVKQTDGFITKFNRMIERRLLQHFRKKGYITWEEN; this is encoded by the coding sequence ATGGGTATGATAAAGAATTATTTTATGCCAAATGAATATGTACAATCGATTTTTCAAATCGATTTTCAAAAACTTTCAGCATCAGGTGTAAAAGGTATTGTTACTGACTTAGATAATACGTTAGTAGGTTGGGATGAAGCCGCACCAACAGAAGCGGTTAAAAATTGGTTTGATAAAGCTAGAGCATTGGGCATTACTGTAACAATAGTCTCTAATAATAACGAAAAACGCGTAGGTAGTTTTTCGAAGTCATTAAATGTTGATTATATTTTCAAAGCTAAAAAACCACGTGGACGTGCATTTGACCGAGCTGCAAAATCAATGCAATTAGACCCTTCTGAAATAGTGGTTATTGGCGATCAAATGCTGACAGATGTTTTTGGTGGAAATAGACGTGGCTTGTTTACAATAATGGTAGTGCCAGTCAAACAAACAGATGGTTTTATTACTAAATTCAATAGAATGATTGAACGAAGATTATTACAGCATTTTCGTAAAAAAGGATATATCACATGGGAGGAAAATTGA
- the yqeH gene encoding ribosome biogenesis GTPase YqeH: MNETEILKCIGCGAPLQAEDPDAPGYVPEHNLYREDVICKRCFRLKNYNEVQDVGLESEDFLNLLNGLAEKNGIIVNVVDVFDFEGSFINAIKRIVGNKKIILVGNKMDLLPKQINKRRVKEWLKKTARKYGLEAEDVVLISAEKNEGIEDLLTSINTLRNHEDVYIVGTTNVGKSTLINKLIERSVGEKDVVTTSRFPGTTLDMIDIPLDEKTFMYDTPGVIQAHQMTHFVTENELKTIMPKKEIKQRIYQLNEGQTLFFGGLARIDYVSGGRRPLVCYFSNELNIHRTKTENANELWRNQLGSLLAPPNNPENFDLQDIKAVRLETGKEKRDVMISGLGFITIDEGAKVIVRVPKNVDVVLRNSIM, encoded by the coding sequence TTGAATGAAACTGAAATTTTAAAATGTATAGGATGCGGCGCGCCATTGCAAGCCGAAGATCCAGATGCACCAGGATATGTACCTGAGCATAATTTATATCGAGAAGATGTAATATGTAAAAGATGTTTTAGGTTGAAAAATTATAATGAAGTACAGGATGTAGGTTTAGAGAGTGAGGACTTTTTAAATTTATTGAATGGTTTAGCAGAAAAAAATGGCATTATTGTTAATGTTGTAGATGTATTTGATTTTGAGGGTTCTTTTATCAATGCGATTAAAAGAATTGTTGGAAACAAAAAGATTATACTTGTGGGTAATAAAATGGATTTATTACCTAAACAAATTAATAAACGTCGCGTTAAAGAATGGCTTAAGAAAACGGCACGTAAATATGGCTTAGAAGCTGAAGATGTGGTATTGATTTCTGCTGAAAAGAATGAAGGTATTGAAGATTTATTAACTTCCATTAATACACTTCGTAATCATGAAGATGTTTATATTGTTGGTACTACAAATGTTGGGAAATCTACACTAATCAATAAATTGATTGAACGCAGTGTGGGAGAGAAAGATGTCGTTACAACTTCAAGATTCCCGGGTACTACTTTAGATATGATAGATATTCCATTGGACGAAAAAACATTTATGTATGATACGCCAGGTGTTATACAAGCGCATCAAATGACACATTTCGTTACCGAAAATGAACTTAAAACCATTATGCCTAAAAAGGAAATTAAACAACGCATATACCAATTAAATGAAGGACAAACTTTATTTTTTGGTGGTTTAGCGCGTATAGATTATGTAAGTGGCGGCAGAAGACCATTAGTATGTTATTTTTCAAATGAGCTTAATATCCATAGAACTAAAACAGAAAATGCTAATGAGTTATGGCGTAATCAACTCGGTTCATTGCTAGCACCACCTAATAACCCTGAAAATTTTGATTTACAAGATATTAAAGCAGTTAGGTTAGAAACTGGTAAGGAAAAACGAGATGTTATGATTTCTGGATTAGGATTTATTACAATCGACGAAGGTGCTAAAGTGATAGTACGTGTTCCTAAAAATGTCGATGTTGTTTTAAGAAATTCAATAATGTAA
- the mtnN gene encoding 5'-methylthioadenosine/S-adenosylhomocysteine nucleosidase, whose product MIGIIGAMEEEVAILKDKLIELEEINIAHVIFYKGKLQGKEVVLTQSGIGKVNVAISTTLLIEKFKPELVINTGSAGALDTSLNVGDIVVSDMVSYHDADARAFGYQLGQIPQMPAQFTADKQLYDKAIIAINEQNLVAKTGLIVSGDSFIGTSEQRLQIKTNFPQAMAAEMEATAIAQTCYQFNLPFIITRAISDLADGDAGITFEAFLEKAAISSSKIVESLIKSI is encoded by the coding sequence ATGATAGGTATTATAGGTGCTATGGAAGAAGAGGTAGCAATCTTAAAAGATAAACTTATAGAATTAGAAGAAATCAATATTGCGCATGTGATATTTTATAAAGGGAAATTACAAGGTAAAGAAGTAGTACTCACACAAAGTGGTATAGGTAAAGTGAATGTAGCAATTTCTACTACATTACTAATTGAAAAATTCAAACCAGAATTAGTTATTAACACTGGATCAGCTGGCGCATTAGATACATCGTTAAATGTTGGTGATATTGTAGTGAGCGATATGGTATCTTATCATGATGCAGATGCAAGAGCGTTTGGATATCAATTAGGACAAATCCCACAAATGCCGGCTCAATTTACTGCGGATAAGCAACTTTATGATAAGGCTATAATTGCAATTAATGAACAAAATCTTGTTGCTAAAACTGGTTTGATTGTAAGTGGTGATAGTTTTATTGGAACAAGTGAACAAAGACTACAAATAAAAACAAATTTCCCACAAGCAATGGCAGCAGAAATGGAAGCCACTGCAATTGCACAAACGTGTTATCAATTTAATTTGCCATTTATTATCACTCGTGCGATTTCTGATTTGGCTGATGGCGATGCAGGTATTACTTTTGAAGCATTTTTAGAAAAAGCAGCTATTTCTTCTAGTAAAATTGTAGAAAGCTTAATTAAATCTATATAA
- a CDS encoding helix-hairpin-helix domain-containing protein, with the protein MFNQWDILKGLIIKNKLLITILSISIVVLLLIISQFIMTKDYESDFETYTDKSNDNIATSPKPSSTKEGGLSNSKRQVMNEHNTDSVFVDIKGAVKHPNVYEMKSTDRVKQLLDKAVVTKDADLNKVNLAEKLSDQKLIYIPAKGESEKGISNNHNNLDNSKNNTSRSMAASDTLNLNQVTETELLSIPGIGPMKAKSIIEYREERGSFDSVEQLKEIKGIGDKTFEKLSGYFTV; encoded by the coding sequence ATGTTTAATCAATGGGATATTTTAAAAGGCTTGATTATAAAAAACAAGCTATTGATCACTATTTTGTCTATAAGTATAGTAGTTTTATTGTTAATTATCTCCCAATTTATAATGACAAAAGACTATGAATCAGATTTTGAGACATATACTGATAAATCAAATGACAACATAGCTACATCGCCAAAACCATCTTCAACTAAAGAAGGCGGTTTGTCTAATAGTAAGCGACAAGTAATGAATGAGCACAATACAGATAGTGTGTTCGTCGACATTAAAGGCGCTGTTAAACACCCTAATGTATATGAAATGAAATCAACAGATAGGGTCAAGCAATTATTAGATAAAGCAGTTGTCACAAAGGACGCGGATTTAAATAAAGTAAATCTTGCTGAAAAACTATCAGACCAAAAGTTGATTTACATACCTGCAAAGGGAGAAAGTGAAAAAGGTATATCCAATAATCATAATAATTTAGATAATAGTAAAAATAATACCTCACGTTCGATGGCGGCAAGTGATACTTTGAATTTAAATCAAGTTACTGAAACAGAGTTGTTATCAATTCCTGGTATAGGACCTATGAAAGCTAAATCAATTATTGAATATAGAGAAGAGCGTGGATCTTTTGATTCAGTTGAGCAATTGAAAGAAATAAAAGGTATTGGTGATAAAACATTTGAAAAATTAAGTGGTTACTTTACAGTATAG
- the pxpA gene encoding 5-oxoprolinase subunit PxpA: MKVDLNCDLGEAFGNYSFGGDEQIIPLITSANVACGFHAGDQHVMNQTIKRANEHNIGIGAHPGLPDLQGFGRRNMDLSPDEIYDTVIYQLGALSGFCKIHNVKINHVKPHGALYQMGARDKDIAHAIAQAVYDFDESLYYVGLSNTLLISEAQKIGLKTASEVFADRRYEDDGQLVSRKADDALITDTNEAIAQVVKMVKSKSVITKNNREIDIEADTICVHGDGAHALEFVSEIKERLSKEGVSITKLGG, encoded by the coding sequence ATGAAAGTTGATTTAAATTGTGATTTAGGTGAGGCATTCGGTAATTATTCATTTGGCGGGGACGAACAAATTATTCCGCTTATTACTTCTGCAAATGTTGCATGTGGTTTTCATGCTGGTGATCAGCATGTTATGAATCAAACGATTAAACGCGCAAATGAACATAATATAGGTATTGGCGCACATCCAGGGTTACCGGACCTTCAAGGGTTTGGACGACGGAATATGGACTTATCGCCTGATGAAATCTATGATACTGTCATTTATCAACTTGGTGCATTAAGTGGTTTTTGTAAAATTCATAATGTTAAAATTAATCATGTGAAACCACATGGCGCTCTTTATCAAATGGGAGCCAGAGATAAAGATATTGCGCATGCGATTGCTCAAGCAGTATATGATTTTGATGAATCACTATACTATGTAGGTCTCTCTAATACTTTGTTAATTTCAGAAGCCCAAAAAATTGGTCTCAAAACAGCTTCTGAAGTATTCGCAGATAGAAGATATGAAGACGATGGCCAACTTGTCAGCCGTAAAGCGGATGATGCATTAATCACTGATACTAACGAAGCAATAGCACAAGTGGTTAAAATGGTTAAGTCGAAAAGCGTAATCACAAAAAATAATCGAGAAATAGACATAGAAGCAGATACAATTTGTGTACATGGTGATGGTGCACATGCACTTGAATTTGTATCTGAAATCAAGGAAAGATTATCGAAAGAAGGCGTTTCTATAACGAAATTAGGGGGATAA
- the aroE gene encoding shikimate dehydrogenase, with product MKYAVIGNPIDHSLSPVMHNANFEAINDNSTYEAINISEKQFHLIKEIINEKSLSGFNVTIPHKERIIPYLDDIDDQAKTVGAVNTVKIENGKWIGYNTDGIGYVTGLKQVYPDLKSAHILIIGAGGASKGIASELAKYVQPTLTVANRSLDRFEHWNLEVNKISLKEAEAALSEFDIVINTTPAGMKDNKDVVISLDQLSAHTLVSDIVYIPFKTPILKVAEAKGNPVHNGLDMFVYQGAESFKIWTGKTPQIQVMKDAVLKRL from the coding sequence ATGAAGTATGCAGTAATAGGTAACCCTATTGATCATTCATTATCACCAGTTATGCATAATGCAAATTTTGAAGCGATAAATGATAATTCAACATACGAAGCAATTAATATCTCGGAAAAGCAATTCCATCTTATAAAAGAGATTATTAATGAAAAGTCCTTATCTGGATTTAATGTTACGATACCGCATAAAGAGCGTATTATACCGTATTTAGATGATATAGATGATCAAGCCAAAACGGTAGGTGCGGTCAATACTGTAAAAATCGAAAATGGTAAATGGATTGGTTATAATACAGATGGTATTGGATATGTAACTGGTCTTAAACAAGTTTATCCAGATTTGAAAAGTGCACATATTTTAATTATAGGCGCTGGTGGAGCAAGTAAAGGTATAGCTAGTGAACTTGCGAAATATGTACAACCGACTTTAACTGTCGCAAATAGATCTCTAGATAGATTTGAGCATTGGAATTTAGAAGTAAATAAAATAAGTTTAAAAGAAGCGGAAGCTGCGCTTTCGGAATTTGATATTGTAATCAATACTACACCAGCTGGTATGAAAGATAATAAAGACGTCGTTATCAGTCTAGATCAATTATCAGCACATACTTTGGTTAGTGATATCGTGTATATTCCTTTTAAAACACCTATTTTGAAAGTTGCTGAGGCCAAAGGAAACCCCGTACACAATGGGTTGGATATGTTTGTATATCAAGGCGCTGAGAGTTTTAAAATATGGACAGGAAAAACACCGCAAATTCAAGTCATGAAAGATGCTGTTTTAAAACGCTTATAA
- the rsfS gene encoding ribosome silencing factor, translating into MSSDQLLNIAVEATENKKAEDIISLKMKEISDVADYFVICHGNNERQVQSIARAVKDAANKAEVEVKRMEGFNEARWILIDLSEVVVHVFHKDERDYYNLEKLYRDAPLETYVQAVY; encoded by the coding sequence ATGAGTTCAGATCAATTATTAAACATAGCTGTCGAAGCAACAGAGAATAAAAAAGCAGAAGATATAATTTCTTTGAAAATGAAAGAAATAAGTGATGTAGCGGATTATTTTGTGATATGTCATGGAAACAATGAAAGACAAGTACAATCCATAGCTCGAGCAGTTAAAGATGCAGCGAACAAAGCAGAAGTTGAAGTTAAGCGAATGGAAGGCTTTAATGAAGCAAGATGGATTCTTATAGACTTATCTGAAGTTGTTGTGCATGTATTCCACAAAGACGAGCGCGATTATTACAATCTAGAGAAATTGTATCGTGATGCACCACTAGAAACTTACGTACAGGCTGTTTATTAA
- a CDS encoding class I SAM-dependent DNA methyltransferase translates to MVQYEEMSLFYDQLTLDQPYESWLDIVNHFAEHKSSILDIGCGTGSFTSLLTEFDDVTGMDLSVDMLSIAAQKSKKVNWIEGDMTEFGLNQSFDVITIFCDSLNYLPEQDDVLATFNQVFEHLSSDGVFMFDVHTVYKMNTLFNNQSYIDESENVFLGWEAVQGEEPLSVWHDMSFFIKQKDEQYARFNESHYQRTYTKREYVDMLEHVGFNKVHTFVDFDINNSSDEGYRLFFIAKK, encoded by the coding sequence ATGGTCCAATATGAAGAAATGAGCTTGTTTTATGATCAATTAACCTTAGACCAGCCCTACGAATCTTGGCTAGATATCGTAAATCATTTTGCTGAGCACAAGTCATCTATTTTAGATATTGGTTGTGGGACAGGCAGTTTCACTTCATTATTAACAGAATTTGATGATGTAACGGGTATGGATTTAAGTGTTGATATGCTTTCAATAGCAGCTCAAAAATCTAAAAAAGTAAATTGGATTGAAGGCGATATGACTGAATTCGGTCTTAATCAGTCTTTTGATGTAATTACAATATTTTGTGATTCACTTAATTATTTACCTGAACAAGACGATGTATTGGCAACTTTCAACCAAGTTTTTGAGCATTTATCATCTGATGGGGTTTTTATGTTTGATGTTCATACTGTTTATAAAATGAACACATTATTTAACAACCAAAGTTATATAGATGAATCGGAAAATGTGTTTCTTGGTTGGGAAGCGGTTCAAGGTGAAGAACCTTTAAGTGTTTGGCATGATATGTCATTCTTTATTAAGCAAAAGGATGAGCAATACGCTAGATTTAATGAATCGCATTATCAACGTACTTATACAAAACGTGAGTATGTTGATATGTTAGAGCATGTAGGTTTCAATAAAGTTCATACATTTGTTGATTTTGATATAAATAACTCAAGTGATGAAGGATATAGATTGTTTTTCATTGCTAAAAAATAA
- the yqeK gene encoding bis(5'-nucleosyl)-tetraphosphatase (symmetrical) YqeK, translating into MKIDQAIDLVKEKLPEKRFNHSLRVAETAVKLADIYDGDKDKVELAGILHDYSKYDDLGSMYQIVQQHNLDSNLLSYGSEILHGPVCAIIMEEQYGIEDEEILLAIKNHTTGRAQMTPTEKLVFVADYIEPGRQTPGVEEIRDLAYNQGSLDIAIYEISKRTVLHLISKDINVYDATIACLNYYNYSDERVKDD; encoded by the coding sequence ATGAAAATTGATCAAGCAATAGATTTAGTTAAAGAAAAATTACCTGAAAAACGCTTTAATCATTCGCTAAGAGTGGCTGAAACTGCAGTGAAGTTGGCAGATATCTATGATGGCGATAAAGATAAAGTTGAACTTGCAGGTATACTTCATGATTATTCTAAATATGACGACTTAGGTTCTATGTATCAAATTGTTCAACAGCACAATTTAGATAGTAATTTATTAAGTTATGGATCAGAAATATTACATGGGCCTGTGTGCGCTATAATTATGGAAGAACAGTATGGTATTGAAGATGAGGAAATATTACTTGCTATAAAAAACCATACCACTGGCAGGGCGCAAATGACTCCAACTGAGAAACTTGTGTTTGTTGCCGATTATATTGAGCCAGGTCGTCAGACCCCAGGCGTTGAAGAAATTAGAGATTTAGCATACAATCAAGGTAGTTTAGATATTGCAATTTATGAAATTTCTAAGCGCACAGTTTTGCATTTAATTAGTAAAGATATTAATGTTTATGACGCGACGATTGCATGCTTGAATTATTACAATTATAGTGACGAAAGAGTAAAGGATGATTAA
- the yhbY gene encoding ribosome assembly RNA-binding protein YhbY: MLTGKQKRFLRSKAHNVDPVFQIGKSGISDNMVTQIKDTLENRELIKIHVLQNNSEDKNDLAQSLSDATRSDIVQVIGSMIVLYKESQDNKHIQLP, from the coding sequence ATGTTAACAGGTAAACAAAAAAGGTTTTTACGTAGTAAGGCACATAATGTAGATCCAGTTTTTCAAATAGGAAAATCAGGCATTAGTGATAATATGGTGACTCAAATTAAAGATACATTAGAAAATAGAGAATTAATAAAAATACATGTATTGCAAAATAACTCTGAGGATAAAAATGATTTAGCCCAAAGTTTAAGTGATGCAACACGCAGTGATATCGTTCAAGTTATCGGGTCAATGATTGTATTGTATAAAGAATCACAAGACAACAAACACATTCAATTACCATAA
- a CDS encoding acetyl-CoA carboxylase biotin carboxylase subunit: MYRVLIANRGEIAVRIIRACRELDIKTVAIYALGDETSLHVSLADQAICIGDVNPLDSYLNQDRIISAAKISGANAIHPGYGFLSESVSFAEKVEENGLYFIGPTKKTMEMMGDKITARQTVEKAGVPIIPGSTDDIKSLDEVKTIAKDIGFPLVLKAASGGGGKGIRIVKTEDMLEQSYKEAKSEGKKYFDDDRIYVEAFIPVAKHVEVQVMGDGSNAYIHLGERDCSVQRKNQKLIEESPCAAISEETRAAMCNDAVKVAKASNYRSAGTIEFLVTKEAYFFIEMNARIQVEHTVTEMRANRDLLQAQLYLLQHGTLPFTQEDVQFDGHVIEARINAENPERKFQPSPGTVKQLHLPQGFNVRVDSLLYQGYTVSPHYDSLVAKVIVKAPNRELAIKKLKVTLDEMVIDGFTTTADFLYAVLSYPLYADGDAKDVDIKFLDRHQIIKGVS; encoded by the coding sequence TTGTATCGTGTGTTAATTGCAAACAGAGGTGAAATAGCTGTTCGTATTATTCGAGCATGTAGAGAATTAGATATTAAAACAGTTGCTATTTATGCTTTAGGGGATGAAACTAGTTTACATGTAAGTTTAGCGGACCAAGCTATTTGTATAGGTGATGTTAATCCATTAGACAGTTATTTAAATCAAGATCGAATTATCAGTGCTGCAAAAATTAGCGGAGCCAATGCTATACATCCAGGTTATGGATTTTTATCAGAGAGCGTATCTTTTGCTGAAAAAGTTGAAGAGAATGGCCTTTACTTTATTGGTCCCACTAAAAAAACAATGGAAATGATGGGAGATAAAATAACTGCCCGTCAAACAGTTGAGAAAGCAGGCGTTCCAATTATTCCTGGATCTACGGATGATATTAAATCATTAGATGAAGTGAAGACGATTGCTAAGGACATTGGTTTCCCACTTGTATTAAAAGCGGCAAGTGGTGGCGGTGGTAAAGGTATCAGAATTGTTAAAACAGAAGATATGTTGGAACAATCATATAAGGAAGCTAAGAGCGAAGGTAAAAAATACTTTGATGATGATCGAATTTATGTGGAAGCTTTTATACCAGTTGCCAAACACGTAGAAGTACAAGTCATGGGTGATGGTAGTAACGCATACATACACTTAGGCGAAAGAGATTGTTCAGTGCAGAGAAAGAATCAAAAATTAATCGAAGAATCGCCTTGTGCAGCGATATCTGAAGAAACGAGAGCAGCTATGTGTAATGATGCTGTCAAAGTTGCAAAAGCATCAAATTATAGAAGTGCTGGAACTATAGAATTTCTAGTAACAAAAGAAGCTTATTTTTTCATTGAAATGAATGCACGTATTCAAGTAGAGCATACTGTGACAGAGATGAGAGCAAATAGAGACTTGTTGCAGGCACAATTATACCTTTTACAACATGGCACATTACCATTCACACAAGAGGATGTGCAGTTTGATGGACATGTTATTGAAGCAAGAATTAATGCCGAAAATCCAGAACGTAAATTCCAACCTTCTCCAGGCACAGTGAAACAGTTACATTTACCTCAAGGGTTTAATGTGCGTGTGGATAGTTTGCTCTATCAAGGTTACACTGTATCACCTCATTATGATTCGCTTGTAGCCAAAGTGATTGTAAAAGCACCGAATCGTGAATTAGCCATAAAGAAATTAAAAGTTACATTGGATGAAATGGTGATAGATGGATTTACAACGACTGCCGACTTTCTGTATGCAGTATTATCTTATCCGTTATATGCAGATGGGGACGCTAAAGATGTAGATATTAAATTTTTGGATAGACATCAAATTATCAAGGGGGTATCATAA
- the nadD gene encoding nicotinate (nicotinamide) nucleotide adenylyltransferase yields MVKSIVLYGGQFNPIHTAHMAVASEVHHRVNPDKFYFIPSFMSPLKVHKEYLNASDRVKMIQCAIGELGFGEIYLDEIEREGQSYTYDTVMHVLKDYPQAKIYFVIGTDQYNQLDKWYKINELKAKITFIIVNRDQSTQEVDHDMLAVNIPRIDISSTLIRDRVRNKENIQVLVPQSVERYIREEGLYEN; encoded by the coding sequence ATGGTTAAATCAATTGTGTTATATGGTGGACAATTCAACCCGATTCATACTGCTCATATGGCTGTAGCAAGTGAGGTTCATCATAGAGTAAACCCAGATAAATTTTATTTTATACCAAGCTTTATGTCACCATTAAAAGTACATAAAGAATACTTGAATGCTTCTGATAGAGTGAAAATGATACAATGTGCTATTGGTGAGCTTGGGTTTGGCGAAATTTATCTTGATGAGATTGAACGAGAAGGACAAAGTTATACTTATGATACAGTGATGCATGTTTTAAAGGATTACCCTCAAGCTAAAATATATTTTGTTATTGGTACAGACCAGTACAATCAACTTGATAAGTGGTATAAGATTAATGAATTGAAAGCTAAGATTACTTTTATCATTGTTAATAGAGATCAATCGACACAAGAAGTCGATCACGACATGTTAGCAGTTAATATTCCACGTATTGATATTAGTTCAACATTAATTAGAGACAGAGTTAGAAATAAAGAAAACATACAGGTGCTAGTTCCTCAAAGTGTTGAACGTTATATCAGAGAGGAAGGATTATATGAAAATTGA
- a CDS encoding NRAMP family divalent metal transporter codes for MGKKLKAQGKDFEFTKEHKRLLLGSVFLMATSAIGPAFLTQTAVFTAQFTSSFAFAILLSILIDIGAQINIWRVLVVTGKRGQEVANEIVSGLGTFISILIAIGGLAFNIGNIAGAGLGLNAIFGLDVKVGAAITAILSIGIFISKSGQKIMDVVTMSLGILMIVVVAFVMFKANPPYAEAAKHLVMPEQPLALVLPIITLVGGTVGGYITFAGAHRILDSGIKGKEYLPFVNKAAVSGILTTGVLRTLLFLAVLGVVVTGVSLSSENPPASVFEHVLGPVGRNIFGIVLFAAAMSSVIGSAYTSATFLKTLHKSVYDKTNIIVITFIVISTLVFLSLGKPVTLLIVAGALNGLILPITLGTVLVASKRKSIVGDYRHPTWMLIFGIVAVVVTLVTGIFSLQGLTELWGS; via the coding sequence ATGGGGAAAAAGTTGAAAGCTCAAGGTAAAGATTTTGAGTTTACAAAAGAACATAAAAGACTACTATTAGGATCAGTATTTTTAATGGCAACATCAGCGATAGGGCCAGCATTCTTAACGCAAACAGCGGTTTTTACGGCTCAGTTTACTTCGAGTTTTGCGTTTGCTATTTTATTATCTATTCTTATAGATATCGGAGCACAAATAAATATTTGGAGAGTATTAGTTGTTACAGGTAAACGTGGCCAAGAAGTAGCTAACGAAATTGTTAGTGGTCTTGGTACTTTTATTTCAATATTAATCGCTATTGGCGGTTTAGCATTTAACATAGGTAATATTGCAGGTGCAGGATTAGGTTTAAATGCAATTTTTGGTTTAGATGTTAAAGTGGGCGCTGCGATTACCGCGATTTTATCAATAGGTATATTTATAAGTAAAAGTGGTCAAAAGATTATGGATGTAGTCACAATGTCTCTAGGGATATTGATGATTGTCGTGGTAGCATTTGTTATGTTTAAAGCGAATCCCCCTTATGCAGAAGCAGCCAAACATCTAGTTATGCCTGAACAACCCCTCGCACTTGTATTGCCAATTATTACATTGGTTGGAGGGACAGTCGGTGGTTATATTACATTTGCAGGTGCACATAGAATACTAGATTCTGGAATTAAAGGTAAAGAATATTTGCCGTTTGTAAATAAAGCTGCAGTTTCTGGAATTTTAACTACAGGTGTATTGAGAACCTTATTGTTTTTAGCAGTACTTGGTGTAGTTGTGACGGGTGTTTCATTAAGTTCAGAAAATCCACCTGCGTCAGTGTTTGAACATGTTTTAGGCCCAGTCGGTAGAAACATATTCGGTATAGTACTTTTTGCTGCAGCAATGTCTTCAGTGATAGGATCTGCATACACAAGTGCAACGTTTTTAAAGACACTGCATAAATCTGTATATGATAAAACGAATATCATTGTCATAACATTTATCGTTATTTCTACATTAGTATTTTTATCACTAGGCAAACCAGTTACATTGCTTATTGTTGCAGGTGCGCTTAATGGTTTGATTTTGCCGATTACTTTAGGAACAGTATTAGTAGCGAGTAAACGGAAATCTATAGTTGGCGATTATCGCCACCCGACTTGGATGTTGATTTTTGGAATTGTTGCAGTTGTGGTTACACTCGTTACAGGCATTTTTTCACTTCAAGGTTTAACAGAATTATGGGGTAGTTAA